From Salinibacterium sp. ZJ450, one genomic window encodes:
- a CDS encoding DMT family transporter — protein MKSSSNLSIGLQFLGMGLIWGASFLFMKVALEGVSYGQVAWSREVLGALALAVVMLLSRQRLPRDRTLWLHFTVLGVTNCVLPHLLFAWGEQYVSSGLASIYNAVTPIMTALVVTLGFRVESLSRRQIGGILIGIFGVLMIIGPWQHTALTGELWGQLACLGATACYGFSFGYNRKFVAKHKVPGTTQAFMNIGMAAVVMLLLTPVLAWQPVVLDWRVVGSLVLLGALGTGIAYVWFYNVLEAWGPTSTSTVTYVTPVVGVALGAVLLGETFSWHEPVGAVLVLLGILLTQRKPRARVPEPAAIERA, from the coding sequence GTGAAGTCATCGTCGAACCTCTCCATCGGCCTGCAGTTCCTCGGAATGGGGCTGATTTGGGGTGCCAGCTTCCTGTTCATGAAGGTGGCGCTCGAGGGTGTCAGCTACGGGCAGGTGGCGTGGTCGCGAGAGGTTCTGGGCGCCCTGGCGCTCGCCGTGGTGATGCTGCTGTCGCGGCAGCGCCTCCCGCGCGACCGCACGCTGTGGCTGCACTTCACCGTGCTCGGCGTGACGAACTGCGTGCTACCGCACCTGCTGTTCGCGTGGGGTGAGCAGTACGTGTCGTCCGGGCTCGCCAGCATCTACAACGCGGTGACGCCGATCATGACCGCGCTCGTGGTGACCCTGGGCTTCCGGGTCGAGAGCTTGTCGCGACGCCAGATCGGCGGCATCCTGATCGGCATCTTCGGGGTGCTGATGATCATCGGCCCCTGGCAGCACACGGCGCTGACCGGTGAGCTGTGGGGACAGCTGGCCTGCCTCGGCGCCACCGCCTGCTACGGCTTCAGCTTCGGCTACAACCGCAAGTTCGTGGCGAAGCACAAGGTTCCCGGAACCACCCAGGCCTTCATGAACATCGGCATGGCCGCCGTGGTCATGCTGCTGCTCACCCCCGTGCTGGCTTGGCAGCCGGTCGTGCTTGACTGGCGAGTCGTCGGCAGCCTCGTACTGCTGGGCGCCCTCGGCACTGGCATCGCCTACGTCTGGTTCTACAACGTGCTCGAGGCCTGGGGACCCACCAGCACGTCGACGGTCACCTACGTCACCCCGGTCGTCGGAGTGGCCCTCGGCGCCGTGCTGCTCGGCGAGACCTTCAGCTGGCACGAGCCCGTCGGCGCGGTGCTCGTGCTGCTCGGCATCCTGCTGACCCAGCGCAAACCGCGGGCCAGGGTGCCAGAGCCGGCGGCCATCGAGCGCGCCTAA
- a CDS encoding NADPH-dependent F420 reductase, whose product MNISVIGTGAAGQFLAAALSQAGHTVVVGTREPEQTLARTEGSVTGAGPFKEWHADHPEIPVVTLAEAGAHGDLVVNATAGTASVEALRAVGSLDGKIIMDVANPLDYSRGFPPFLSVCNTDSLAEQLQREFPAARVVKALNTVNHVLMVDPQRLPAPHNVFIAGDDAAAKAEVAGLLRQFGWPEDDIIDLGGLVAARALEMFLLLWVDLMQATGTWDFNIRIVLGGQSAS is encoded by the coding sequence ATGAACATCTCGGTCATTGGGACCGGTGCCGCGGGCCAATTCCTGGCGGCGGCATTGAGCCAGGCCGGCCACACCGTCGTCGTCGGCACGCGCGAGCCGGAGCAGACGCTCGCGCGCACCGAGGGTTCAGTCACGGGCGCCGGCCCATTCAAGGAATGGCACGCCGACCATCCAGAGATCCCGGTTGTCACGCTGGCCGAAGCCGGCGCGCACGGCGACCTCGTGGTCAACGCCACCGCCGGCACCGCGTCGGTCGAGGCGCTGCGGGCGGTCGGGTCGCTGGACGGCAAGATCATCATGGATGTCGCCAATCCGCTGGACTACTCCCGCGGCTTCCCGCCGTTCCTCTCGGTCTGCAACACGGACAGCCTCGCGGAGCAGCTGCAGCGCGAATTTCCGGCCGCCCGGGTGGTCAAGGCGCTGAACACCGTTAACCACGTGCTGATGGTCGATCCGCAGCGGCTGCCGGCACCGCACAACGTCTTCATCGCCGGCGACGACGCGGCGGCCAAGGCGGAGGTCGCCGGGCTGCTCCGGCAGTTCGGCTGGCCGGAGGACGACATCATCGACCTCGGCGGTCTCGTGGCGGCGAGGGCGCTGGAGATGTTCCTGCTGCTCTGGGTCGACCTCATGCAGGCCACCGGAACCTGGGACTTCAACATCCGGATCGTGCTCGGAGGGCAGTCCGCGTCCTGA
- a CDS encoding nuclear transport factor 2 family protein, protein MTEITDDLPARLLREEHNSWRALCEGRAGAHFQREMTADGVMVLPGLVGGRDEVAASFTGAPPFETYEIREPRVIRLGDHAGMLVYRAVATSGGQPVEMLVSTTYVWEDGGWKIAAHQQTAA, encoded by the coding sequence ATGACTGAGATCACCGACGATCTGCCCGCCCGCCTGCTGCGCGAAGAGCACAACAGCTGGCGCGCCCTGTGTGAGGGCCGTGCCGGTGCCCACTTCCAGCGCGAGATGACCGCTGACGGAGTGATGGTGTTGCCCGGTCTCGTCGGCGGGCGAGACGAGGTGGCCGCGTCGTTCACCGGTGCGCCGCCGTTTGAGACGTACGAGATACGCGAACCCCGCGTCATCCGTCTCGGAGATCATGCCGGCATGCTCGTCTACCGTGCCGTTGCGACCAGCGGTGGGCAGCCGGTGGAAATGCTGGTCAGCACCACCTATGTCTGGGAAGACGGCGGCTGGAAGATCGCGGCGCACCAGCAGACGGCGGCGTAG
- a CDS encoding maleylpyruvate isomerase family mycothiol-dependent enzyme — protein MGEAQLFSQSGSAFISVVGSIAPDQWQAAGLGVWDVRGLVGHTARAMLTVENYLHADEPGVVSIPDAETYYTTVFEQYTDHASVAARGVEAGEWLGDDPVAQLVDLHDRTDALIAEQPPGRLVSIGGMGITLDQYLRTRIFELVVHTMDLCLATGLSHQLPEKAVSDSAAMAARIAVAKGKGRDVLFALTGRGQLPEGFSIV, from the coding sequence ATGGGTGAAGCACAGTTGTTCAGCCAGTCCGGCAGCGCTTTTATCTCCGTGGTGGGCTCGATCGCGCCCGACCAGTGGCAGGCGGCCGGCCTGGGTGTATGGGATGTTCGCGGGTTGGTCGGCCATACGGCGCGGGCCATGTTGACGGTAGAGAACTACCTTCACGCCGACGAACCGGGAGTGGTGTCGATTCCGGATGCCGAGACCTATTACACGACCGTATTCGAGCAGTACACCGACCATGCGTCGGTCGCGGCTCGCGGTGTCGAGGCGGGCGAGTGGCTCGGCGACGACCCCGTCGCTCAGCTTGTCGACCTGCACGACCGCACCGACGCGCTGATCGCGGAGCAGCCTCCCGGGCGCCTGGTCTCCATCGGCGGCATGGGCATCACGCTGGACCAGTACCTGCGCACCCGCATCTTCGAACTGGTGGTGCACACCATGGACCTGTGCCTTGCCACCGGGCTGTCGCATCAGCTGCCCGAGAAGGCGGTGTCCGACTCTGCCGCGATGGCGGCACGCATCGCCGTGGCCAAGGGCAAGGGCCGGGACGTCCTGTTCGCTCTCACCGGTCGTGGTCAGCTGCCCGAGGGCTTCAGCATCGTCTGA
- a CDS encoding GNAT family N-acetyltransferase has protein sequence MRFTDGLHDVPMTAVRPDLSPLDGRYIRLEPLTEALLPELWRVIGQPSVFAGGFGGGAAGLRDTEPGFVDWARSYFPWQRGNVYAVFVQGGPYDSHLVGTTSLSDFDLANEHSHLGWTAFDPRVWGTQVNAEAKQLLLRLAYTHGFGRVKIQADAANLRSRAAIERLGARFEGIHRRDRKRPDGSWRDTAVYSILTDEWPEVAASLEQRLERFGAQPVLFRAGGLEASA, from the coding sequence GTGCGATTCACGGACGGGCTGCACGATGTGCCGATGACCGCCGTGCGTCCCGACCTGTCGCCTCTCGACGGTCGCTACATCCGCCTCGAACCGCTGACCGAAGCGTTGCTTCCCGAGCTGTGGCGCGTGATCGGTCAGCCGAGCGTCTTCGCCGGCGGATTCGGCGGCGGCGCGGCGGGATTGCGCGATACCGAACCCGGCTTCGTCGACTGGGCGCGCAGCTACTTTCCCTGGCAGCGCGGCAACGTCTACGCCGTCTTCGTGCAGGGCGGACCGTACGACTCCCACCTGGTCGGCACCACCTCGCTCAGTGACTTCGACCTCGCCAACGAGCACAGCCATCTCGGCTGGACCGCCTTTGACCCGCGCGTCTGGGGCACTCAGGTGAACGCCGAGGCGAAACAGCTGCTGCTGCGGCTCGCGTACACGCATGGCTTCGGACGCGTGAAAATCCAAGCGGATGCCGCAAACCTGCGCTCCCGCGCGGCGATCGAACGCCTCGGAGCCCGCTTCGAGGGCATCCACCGTCGCGACCGCAAGCGGCCCGACGGCAGCTGGCGCGACACCGCGGTGTACTCGATCCTGACCGACGAGTGGCCCGAGGTGGCCGCGTCGTTGGAGCAGCGCCTGGAGCGGTTCGGCGCGCAGCCGGTGCTGTTCCGGGCGGGCGGGCTCGAGGCATCCGCTTAG
- a CDS encoding DUF1801 domain-containing protein has translation MATHSAEVDAWFESYSNPQRELVMAVRDAVLDADDRVSEVIKWQAPTFVYRGNIASFYPKSTKHVSLMFHRGASLPDPDGLLEGEGDVSRVAKFLDADDLERKRGSLQGLIRAWIAAQDA, from the coding sequence ATGGCCACTCACAGCGCAGAGGTTGACGCCTGGTTCGAGTCCTACTCCAATCCGCAGCGGGAGCTCGTCATGGCGGTTCGGGATGCGGTGCTCGACGCCGATGATCGGGTGAGCGAGGTGATCAAGTGGCAGGCGCCGACCTTCGTGTACCGCGGCAACATCGCCTCGTTCTACCCGAAGTCGACCAAGCACGTCAGCCTGATGTTCCACAGGGGAGCGTCGCTGCCCGACCCCGACGGGTTGCTGGAGGGCGAGGGCGACGTGTCCCGGGTCGCGAAGTTCCTCGATGCTGACGACCTCGAGCGCAAGCGGGGGTCGCTGCAGGGTCTGATCCGCGCGTGGATCGCCGCGCAGGACGCCTGA
- a CDS encoding NUDIX domain-containing protein: protein MVERFQVVPAAYLFLRRGDEVLLQLRRDTGYFDEYWAAGAAGHVEHNESVFDAARREAAEELGISVASADLVPLTAMHRTHDGHQLIDERVDFFFECRVWGGEPVLQETKAADLRWFPLDALPTPVVPHELFVLERMLAGSVPPVVSFGF from the coding sequence ATGGTTGAGCGCTTTCAGGTGGTGCCTGCCGCGTACCTGTTCCTGCGGCGCGGCGATGAGGTTCTGCTGCAGCTGCGGCGCGACACCGGCTACTTCGACGAATACTGGGCGGCCGGGGCGGCCGGCCACGTGGAGCATAACGAGTCGGTGTTCGACGCCGCCCGCCGGGAGGCGGCCGAGGAGCTCGGGATCTCCGTGGCATCCGCCGATCTGGTGCCGCTGACCGCCATGCACCGCACCCACGACGGCCACCAGCTGATCGACGAGCGGGTCGACTTCTTCTTCGAATGCCGGGTATGGGGCGGTGAGCCGGTGCTGCAGGAGACCAAGGCCGCCGATCTGCGCTGGTTCCCACTGGACGCGCTGCCGACGCCGGTGGTTCCGCACGAGCTGTTCGTGCTGGAGCGGATGCTCGCCGGCAGCGTGCCGCCGGTGGTCAGCTTCGGGTTCTAG
- the purL gene encoding phosphoribosylformylglycinamidine synthase subunit PurL, translated as MTDTSTSPSRAVADTVQNAAVTPEKEQPYGALGLKEDEYLKIREILGRRPTSGELAMYSVMWSEHCSYKSSKKYLREFGKKVTPAMKKNLMVGMGENAGVVDVGEGWAVTFKIESHNHPSYIEPFQGAATGVGGIVRDIISMGARPVAVMDALRFGAIDHPDTARVAHGVVSGISFYGNCLGLPNIGGETYFDPIYQGNPLVNALAVGVLRHEDLHLANARGPGNKVVLFGARTGGDGIGGASILASDTFADGGPTKRPAVQVGDPFAEKVLIECCLELFQQELVEGIQDLGAAGISCATSELASNGDGGMFIELDKVLLRDPSLTAEEILMSESQERMMAIVRPEKLDAFLAVVAKWDVETSVLGEVTDTGRLIIDWHGEEIVNVEPRTVAVDGPVYDRPVAYPTWLDALQASSAAGLPRPTSSDELRDQFLRLLGSANLGDKSWVTNQYDKYVLGNTALSFPDDGGMVRVDEESGLGFAVATDANGRYCQLDPRQGAKLALAEAYRNVAVTGATPVAVSDCLNFGSPENPEVMWQFSETVDGLADGCLELEIPVTGGNVSFYNQTGDVPIFPTPVVGVLGVIDDVARRIPSGWQDEGDNIYLLGTTALELDGSAWAGVIHDHLGGRPPAVDLSREKDLAELISAGARESLIGSAHDLADGGLGQALAESVMRFGVGARVWLTEIMERDGVDAATALFSESTGRVIVSVPREDDVKFRGLCEGRGYPVLRIGVTDAASASLEIQDEFTLTVDELRATHRAPLAAAFGAVVGQ; from the coding sequence GTGACCGACACATCCACCTCCCCTTCCCGCGCTGTCGCTGACACCGTTCAGAACGCCGCCGTCACCCCCGAGAAAGAGCAGCCATACGGCGCGCTCGGCCTCAAGGAAGACGAGTATCTGAAGATCCGCGAGATCCTCGGCCGCCGTCCCACCTCGGGTGAGCTGGCGATGTACTCGGTGATGTGGAGCGAGCACTGCTCATACAAGAGCTCGAAGAAGTACCTGCGTGAGTTCGGCAAGAAGGTCACGCCCGCCATGAAGAAGAACCTCATGGTCGGCATGGGCGAGAACGCCGGCGTCGTGGATGTCGGTGAGGGCTGGGCCGTCACCTTCAAGATCGAGAGCCACAACCACCCCAGCTACATCGAGCCGTTCCAGGGCGCCGCGACCGGCGTCGGCGGCATCGTGCGCGACATCATCTCGATGGGCGCCCGCCCGGTCGCCGTGATGGACGCGCTGCGCTTCGGCGCCATCGACCACCCCGACACCGCCCGTGTGGCGCACGGCGTGGTCTCGGGCATCAGCTTCTACGGCAACTGCCTCGGCCTGCCGAACATCGGCGGCGAGACCTACTTCGACCCGATCTACCAGGGCAACCCACTGGTCAACGCGCTCGCGGTCGGCGTGCTGCGGCACGAAGACCTGCACCTGGCGAACGCCCGCGGCCCGGGCAACAAGGTCGTGCTGTTCGGTGCCCGCACCGGCGGCGACGGCATCGGCGGGGCATCCATCCTCGCCTCCGACACCTTCGCCGACGGCGGACCGACCAAGCGCCCCGCGGTGCAGGTCGGCGACCCGTTCGCCGAGAAGGTGCTCATCGAGTGCTGCCTCGAGCTGTTCCAGCAGGAGCTGGTGGAGGGCATTCAGGACCTCGGCGCCGCCGGCATCAGCTGCGCGACATCCGAACTCGCCTCCAATGGCGACGGCGGCATGTTCATCGAGCTCGACAAGGTGTTGCTGCGCGACCCGTCGCTCACCGCCGAAGAGATTCTGATGTCCGAGAGCCAGGAGCGGATGATGGCCATCGTCCGCCCGGAGAAGCTGGACGCCTTCCTCGCGGTCGTCGCCAAGTGGGATGTCGAGACCTCGGTGCTCGGCGAAGTGACCGACACCGGCCGGCTGATCATCGACTGGCACGGCGAAGAGATCGTCAACGTCGAGCCGCGCACCGTGGCCGTCGACGGCCCGGTCTACGACCGTCCGGTCGCCTACCCGACCTGGCTTGACGCGCTGCAGGCGTCTTCGGCCGCCGGGCTGCCCCGGCCGACCAGTTCGGACGAGCTGCGGGACCAGTTCCTGCGCCTGCTCGGCTCGGCGAACCTCGGCGACAAGAGCTGGGTCACCAACCAGTACGACAAGTACGTGCTCGGCAACACCGCGCTCAGCTTCCCCGACGACGGCGGCATGGTTCGCGTCGACGAGGAGTCGGGCCTCGGTTTCGCCGTCGCCACCGACGCCAACGGCCGCTACTGCCAGCTCGACCCGCGCCAGGGCGCCAAGCTGGCCCTCGCCGAGGCGTACCGCAACGTCGCCGTCACCGGCGCCACCCCGGTCGCCGTGTCGGACTGCCTGAACTTCGGCTCTCCCGAGAACCCCGAGGTGATGTGGCAGTTCAGCGAGACCGTCGACGGACTGGCCGACGGATGCCTCGAGCTTGAGATCCCCGTCACCGGCGGCAACGTGTCGTTCTACAACCAGACCGGCGACGTGCCGATCTTCCCGACCCCGGTGGTCGGCGTGCTCGGCGTGATCGACGACGTGGCCCGCCGCATCCCGTCCGGCTGGCAGGACGAGGGCGACAACATCTACCTGCTCGGCACCACCGCGCTCGAGCTGGACGGCTCGGCCTGGGCCGGCGTCATCCACGACCACCTCGGCGGACGCCCGCCGGCCGTCGACCTGTCCCGCGAGAAGGATCTGGCCGAACTGATCTCGGCCGGCGCCCGCGAATCGCTCATCGGCTCCGCGCACGACCTCGCCGACGGCGGCCTCGGCCAGGCCCTCGCCGAGAGCGTGATGCGCTTCGGCGTCGGCGCCCGCGTCTGGCTGACCGAGATCATGGAGCGCGACGGAGTGGACGCCGCGACCGCGCTGTTCAGCGAGTCCACCGGCCGCGTCATCGTGTCGGTGCCCCGCGAGGACGACGTGAAGTTCCGCGGGCTGTGCGAGGGCCGCGGCTACCCCGTGCTGCGAATCGGCGTCACCGACGCGGCATCCGCCTCGCTCGAGATCCAGGACGAGTTCACGCTGACCGTCGACGAGCTGCGCGCCACGCACCGCGCGCCGCTGGCCGCCGCGTTCGGCGCCGTCGTCGGCCAGTAG
- a CDS encoding DUF898 family protein, translating into MARETRFSFDGGAATYFGTAILGLLVTVCTLGICYPFALVLNERWRAKHTFIDGQQLVFTGSATGLFGLWIKWFLLSLITAGIYLFWVGPRIQRWVTVHTEFAKPVAPLQSWSAGQPAQAQPVLAEPQSQISVTA; encoded by the coding sequence ATGGCTAGAGAAACCCGTTTCAGCTTCGACGGCGGCGCCGCCACCTACTTCGGGACCGCAATCCTGGGTCTACTCGTCACCGTATGCACCCTCGGCATCTGCTACCCGTTCGCGCTTGTCCTCAACGAACGCTGGCGCGCGAAGCACACCTTCATTGACGGTCAGCAGCTCGTGTTCACGGGCTCGGCCACCGGCCTGTTCGGGCTGTGGATCAAATGGTTCCTCCTGAGCCTCATCACCGCCGGCATCTACCTGTTCTGGGTCGGTCCTCGCATCCAGCGTTGGGTGACGGTGCACACTGAGTTCGCGAAGCCTGTCGCACCGCTGCAGTCGTGGTCAGCGGGCCAGCCGGCCCAGGCGCAGCCGGTTCTCGCGGAGCCGCAGTCGCAGATCTCGGTCACCGCTTAG
- a CDS encoding chorismate mutase, which yields MALEERAPLDELARIRKSIDNIDAALIHMLAERFRFTQQVGLLKARHHLPPSDPDRERLQIARLRALAEEAQLDPAFAEKWFNFVVAEVIHHHEQIAANGESE from the coding sequence ATGGCATTGGAAGAGCGCGCGCCCCTCGATGAACTGGCCAGGATCCGCAAGAGCATCGACAATATCGATGCGGCGCTCATTCACATGCTGGCCGAACGGTTCCGCTTCACCCAGCAGGTCGGCCTGCTGAAGGCGCGCCATCACCTGCCGCCGTCCGACCCCGATCGTGAGCGCCTTCAGATCGCGCGGCTGCGGGCGCTCGCCGAGGAGGCGCAGCTCGACCCCGCGTTCGCCGAGAAGTGGTTCAACTTCGTGGTGGCCGAGGTCATCCACCACCACGAGCAAATCGCGGCCAACGGCGAGAGCGAGTAA
- a CDS encoding alpha/beta fold hydrolase — translation MSSALLALTEMPSPQYVMSADGRRIATYLWGEEDAPVVMCVHGFASSSRDNWANTGWVRDLTRAGFRVLAVDQRGHGASDKPHEATAYGMDTLVNDLVTVLDTYMLDTVHYAGYSLGGRVGWQLAVLLPHRIDRAVLGGIPDGRPLARLQLDQARAYAEHGTPVEDQVTLNYCTVAERVAGNDLRALIALAEGMRFADSDPDPASPPQQQILFATGSEDAILAQSRRLADAAPHGSFVELPDRHHFNAPGSRVFRESAVEFFTAGR, via the coding sequence ATGAGCTCAGCCCTGCTTGCCCTGACCGAGATGCCGTCGCCGCAGTACGTGATGTCCGCCGACGGACGCCGGATCGCGACCTACCTGTGGGGCGAGGAAGATGCCCCGGTAGTGATGTGCGTGCACGGGTTCGCCTCGAGCAGCCGAGACAACTGGGCGAACACAGGCTGGGTGCGGGATCTGACGCGGGCCGGGTTCCGGGTGCTCGCGGTCGACCAGCGCGGCCACGGCGCGAGCGACAAACCGCATGAAGCGACCGCCTACGGCATGGACACGCTCGTGAACGACCTGGTGACCGTGCTCGACACCTACATGCTCGACACCGTGCACTACGCCGGGTATTCGCTCGGCGGGCGCGTCGGCTGGCAGCTCGCCGTGCTTCTTCCGCACCGCATCGACCGGGCGGTGCTCGGCGGCATCCCCGACGGCCGTCCGCTGGCGAGGCTGCAGCTCGATCAGGCACGTGCCTACGCCGAACACGGCACCCCGGTCGAGGATCAGGTCACGCTCAACTACTGCACGGTCGCCGAGCGCGTCGCCGGCAACGACCTGCGGGCGCTGATCGCGCTCGCCGAAGGAATGCGGTTCGCCGACTCTGACCCCGATCCGGCAAGCCCGCCGCAGCAGCAGATCCTGTTCGCGACCGGCAGCGAAGACGCGATCCTCGCGCAATCGCGCCGACTCGCGGATGCCGCACCCCACGGCTCCTTCGTCGAACTACCCGACCGGCATCACTTCAACGCGCCGGGGTCGCGGGTGTTCCGGGAATCGGCGGTGGAGTTCTTCACCGCCGGGCGTTAG
- a CDS encoding adenylosuccinate synthase, giving the protein MPAIVIVGAQWGDEGKGKATDLLGGRIDYVVKFNGGNNAGHTVVVGNEKYALHLLPSGILTPGVIPVIGNGVVVDIEVLFDELTALSARGVDVSKLLVSANAHVITQYHRTLDKVTERFLGKRQIGTTGRGIGPTYADKINRVGIRIQDIFDENILRQKVEASLDQKNHLLVKVFNRRAITVDEIVDDLLSYVERLRPMVADTSLELNRALDAGKTVLFEGGQATMLDVDHGTYPFVTSSNATSGGAATGSGVAPNRIDRVIGIVKAYTTRVGAGPFPTELHDESGEFLRSAGFEFGTTTGRPRRTGWYDAPIARYSARINGVTDFVLTKLDILSGLERIPVCVAYDVDGVRHDEVPVSQSDFHHAKPIYEEFPGWSEDISGARTFEDLPKNAQDYVIALEKMSGSRISVIGVGPDRDEIIVRHDLVD; this is encoded by the coding sequence ATGCCAGCAATCGTTATCGTCGGCGCCCAATGGGGCGATGAGGGCAAGGGAAAAGCCACCGACCTGCTCGGCGGCCGCATCGACTACGTCGTCAAGTTCAACGGCGGTAACAACGCCGGGCACACCGTCGTGGTGGGCAACGAGAAGTACGCGCTGCACCTGCTGCCATCCGGCATCCTCACGCCCGGCGTCATCCCGGTCATCGGCAACGGCGTCGTCGTCGACATCGAGGTGCTCTTCGACGAACTCACCGCCCTGAGCGCCCGTGGCGTCGACGTCTCGAAGTTGCTGGTTAGCGCGAACGCGCACGTCATCACCCAGTACCACCGCACGCTCGACAAGGTCACCGAGCGCTTCCTCGGCAAGCGCCAGATCGGCACCACCGGTCGCGGCATCGGCCCGACATACGCCGACAAGATCAACCGCGTCGGCATCCGCATCCAGGACATCTTCGACGAGAACATCCTGCGGCAGAAGGTCGAGGCATCCCTCGATCAGAAGAACCACCTGCTCGTGAAGGTGTTCAACCGTCGCGCCATCACCGTCGACGAGATCGTCGACGACCTGCTGAGCTACGTCGAGCGGCTGCGCCCGATGGTCGCCGACACGTCGCTTGAGCTGAACCGGGCTCTGGATGCCGGAAAGACCGTGTTGTTCGAGGGCGGCCAGGCCACCATGCTCGACGTGGACCACGGCACCTACCCGTTCGTCACCTCGTCGAACGCCACCTCGGGTGGCGCGGCAACCGGATCCGGTGTCGCCCCGAACCGCATCGACCGGGTGATCGGCATCGTCAAGGCGTACACCACCCGCGTCGGAGCCGGCCCGTTCCCGACCGAGCTGCACGACGAGTCGGGCGAGTTCCTGCGCTCAGCCGGCTTCGAGTTCGGCACCACCACCGGCCGCCCGCGCCGCACCGGCTGGTACGACGCCCCGATCGCCCGATACTCGGCGCGCATCAATGGCGTAACCGACTTCGTGCTCACCAAGCTCGACATCCTGAGCGGCCTGGAGAGAATCCCGGTCTGTGTCGCCTACGACGTCGACGGCGTGCGCCACGACGAGGTGCCGGTGTCGCAAAGCGACTTCCACCACGCGAAGCCGATCTACGAGGAGTTCCCGGGCTGGTCCGAAGACATCAGCGGGGCGCGTACCTTCGAGGACCTGCCGAAGAACGCCCAGGACTACGTCATCGCCCTGGAGAAGATGAGCGGCTCGCGCATCTCGGTGATCGGGGTCGGCCCCGACCGTGACGAGATCATCGTGCGGCACGACCTGGTCGACTAG
- a CDS encoding RNA methyltransferase: protein MPVDNSTHDRPGTHELSTHGVGPWPGDWPADEHYDPDLLRDGDTRNVIDRYRYWRMEAIVADLDQHRHPFHVAIENWQHDMNIGSIVRSANAFGADTVHIIGRRRWNKRGAMVTDRYQHVMHHPDVADFVVWARAQGLPIIAIDNVPGSVIIETFRMPESCVLLFGQEGPGLSPEAIAASDAVLEISQFGSTRSINASAAAAVAMHAWVMQHVSFPRG, encoded by the coding sequence ATGCCCGTTGACAACTCCACACACGACCGCCCCGGCACTCACGAACTGAGTACCCACGGCGTGGGGCCCTGGCCCGGTGACTGGCCGGCGGACGAGCACTACGACCCGGACCTGCTGCGCGACGGCGACACCCGCAACGTGATCGACCGCTACCGGTACTGGCGGATGGAAGCCATCGTCGCGGATCTCGATCAGCACCGGCATCCGTTCCATGTCGCGATCGAGAACTGGCAGCACGACATGAACATCGGCTCGATCGTGCGCAGCGCCAACGCGTTCGGCGCCGACACCGTGCACATCATCGGCCGCCGTCGCTGGAACAAGCGCGGCGCGATGGTCACCGACCGCTACCAGCACGTGATGCATCATCCGGATGTCGCCGACTTCGTCGTCTGGGCCCGCGCGCAGGGGCTGCCGATCATCGCCATCGACAACGTGCCGGGCAGCGTGATCATCGAGACGTTCCGGATGCCGGAATCCTGCGTACTGCTGTTCGGCCAGGAGGGCCCCGGCCTGTCGCCGGAGGCGATCGCGGCCTCCGACGCCGTTCTGGAGATCAGCCAGTTCGGCTCCACCCGGTCGATCAACGCGTCGGCCGCGGCGGCCGTCGCGATGCACGCCTGGGTGATGCAGCACGTGTCGTTCCCGCGCGGCTGA